In Nocardioides faecalis, the following proteins share a genomic window:
- a CDS encoding F0F1 ATP synthase subunit B, whose product MKSLVILAAAEGEEHNPLVPLWEEVVIALVVFAILFFAIKKFVVPNFEKTFAERTQAIEGGIEAAASKQAEADAKLAELEQQLADARHEAARIREEAREQGAAIVAEMREQAQAESARIVEHAHTQIEAERQQAVISLRAEVGALATGLAGRIVGESLEDEARQSRVVERFLAEIETADAGRDA is encoded by the coding sequence ATGAAATCACTGGTGATCCTCGCTGCCGCGGAGGGAGAGGAGCACAACCCTCTCGTCCCGCTGTGGGAGGAGGTGGTGATCGCCCTCGTGGTGTTCGCCATCCTCTTCTTCGCCATCAAGAAGTTCGTCGTCCCGAACTTCGAGAAGACGTTCGCCGAGCGCACGCAGGCGATCGAGGGTGGCATCGAGGCTGCCGCGAGCAAGCAGGCTGAGGCTGACGCCAAGCTTGCCGAGCTCGAGCAGCAGCTGGCCGATGCCCGTCACGAGGCCGCCCGCATCCGCGAGGAGGCTCGCGAGCAGGGTGCTGCGATCGTGGCCGAGATGCGGGAGCAGGCCCAGGCCGAGTCCGCCCGCATCGTCGAGCACGCCCACACGCAGATCGAGGCGGAGCGCCAGCAGGCGGTCATCTCGCTGCGGGCGGAGGTCGGCGCCCTGGCGACCGGCCTGGCCGGTCGCATCGTCGGGGAGTCCCTGGAGGACGAGGCGCGCCAGTCGCGCGTCGTCGAGCGGTTCCTCGCCGAGATCGAGACGGCTGACGCGGGGAGGGACGCCTGA
- the atpA gene encoding F0F1 ATP synthase subunit alpha: protein MTELSIRPDEIRDALAKYVSDYEPSAASKEEVGAVASAGDGIARVTGLPSAMANELLEFEDGTLGLALNLEDREIGVVILGDFDKIEEGQTVRRTGEILSVPVGEGYLGRVVDPLGKPIDGLGEIATEGRRALELQAPGVMARKSVHEPLATGIKAIDAMTPIGRGQRQLIIGDRATGKTTVAIDTIINQKQNWESGDPSKQVRCIYVAIGQKGSTIASVRGALEAAGALEYTTIVAAPASDSAGFKYLAPYTGSAIGQHWMYDGKHVLIVFDDLTKQAEAYRAVSLLLRRPPGREAYPGDVFYLHSRLLERCAKLSDELGAGSMTGLPIIETKANDVSAFIPTNVISITDGQIFLQSDLFAANQRPAIDVGISVSRVGGAAMTKAMKAVTGSLKVDLAQFRAMEAFAMFASDLDAASKQQLARGQRLMALLKQPAYSPYPLEEMAVSLWLGTSGRLDKVPTEDVLRFESEFLDYLRRSQSGLLASIRESQKFEVEDDLASAYDSFLDQFETSEGGSIKVGSEAAAEALADDELEQEQIVKQKRG, encoded by the coding sequence ATGACGGAACTCTCCATCCGTCCGGACGAGATCCGTGACGCCCTCGCCAAGTACGTCTCGGACTACGAGCCCAGCGCCGCCAGCAAGGAGGAGGTCGGCGCCGTCGCCTCCGCCGGCGACGGCATCGCCCGGGTCACCGGTCTGCCCTCGGCCATGGCCAACGAGCTGCTCGAGTTCGAGGACGGCACGCTCGGCCTCGCGCTGAACCTCGAGGACCGCGAGATCGGTGTCGTCATCCTCGGTGACTTCGACAAGATCGAGGAGGGCCAGACGGTCCGCCGCACCGGGGAGATCCTCTCCGTGCCGGTGGGCGAGGGCTACCTCGGCCGCGTGGTCGACCCGCTCGGCAAGCCGATCGACGGCCTGGGCGAGATCGCCACCGAGGGCCGCCGCGCCCTCGAGCTGCAGGCTCCCGGCGTCATGGCCCGCAAGTCGGTGCACGAGCCGCTCGCCACCGGCATCAAGGCGATCGACGCGATGACCCCGATCGGCCGCGGCCAGCGCCAGCTGATCATCGGGGACCGCGCCACCGGCAAGACCACGGTCGCGATCGACACGATCATCAACCAGAAGCAGAACTGGGAGTCGGGCGACCCCTCGAAGCAGGTCCGCTGCATCTACGTCGCCATCGGCCAGAAGGGCTCGACCATCGCCTCGGTGCGTGGTGCCCTCGAGGCGGCCGGCGCGCTGGAGTACACCACCATCGTGGCCGCCCCCGCCTCCGACAGCGCGGGCTTCAAGTACCTCGCGCCGTACACCGGCTCGGCCATCGGCCAGCACTGGATGTACGACGGCAAGCACGTCCTCATCGTGTTCGACGACCTGACCAAGCAGGCCGAGGCCTACCGCGCCGTGTCGCTGCTGCTGCGCCGTCCGCCGGGCCGCGAGGCCTACCCGGGTGACGTCTTCTACCTGCACTCGCGCCTGCTCGAGCGTTGCGCGAAGCTCTCCGACGAGCTCGGCGCGGGCTCGATGACCGGCCTGCCGATCATCGAGACCAAGGCCAACGACGTCTCGGCGTTCATCCCGACCAACGTCATCTCGATCACCGACGGCCAGATCTTCTTGCAGTCGGACCTGTTCGCGGCGAACCAGCGTCCCGCGATCGACGTGGGTATCTCCGTCTCCCGCGTGGGTGGTGCGGCGATGACCAAGGCGATGAAGGCCGTCACCGGCTCGCTGAAGGTCGACCTGGCGCAGTTCCGCGCCATGGAGGCCTTCGCGATGTTCGCCTCCGACCTCGACGCCGCGTCGAAGCAGCAGCTGGCCCGCGGCCAGCGGCTGATGGCGCTGCTCAAGCAGCCCGCCTACTCCCCGTACCCGCTCGAGGAGATGGCCGTCTCCCTGTGGCTGGGCACCTCGGGCCGCCTGGACAAGGTGCCCACCGAGGACGTGCTCCGCTTCGAGAGCGAGTTCCTCGACTACCTGCGCCGCTCGCAGTCGGGCCTGCTGGCCTCGATCCGTGAGAGCCAGAAGTTCGAGGTCGAGGACGACCTCGCCTCGGCGTACGACTCCTTCCTGGACCAGTTCGAGACCTCCGAGGGCGGCAGCATCAAGGTCGGCAGCGAGGCTGCTGCCGAGGCGCTGGCCGACGACGAGCTCGAGCAGGAGCAGATCGTCAAGCAGAAGCGGGGCTGA
- a CDS encoding F0F1 ATP synthase subunit gamma — MAVSLREYRARIKSTESMKKITRAMELIAASRIIKAQQRAAAAAPYARELTRAVSAVATFSNVDHPLTREQENPKRAAVLVITSDRGLAGAYSSSLIKEAERLSERLREEGKEIDFYLAGRKAEAYYKFRGRPYVQAWTGFSDQPSYDKAAEIGSALIEAFLKEQGEDGDVDEVHVVYTRFRSMLTQEPTAIRLLPLEVVEGEETPDTADLLPLYEFEPSAEQVLDGLLPQYVQSRIFYCLLQAAASELAARQKAMKSATDNAEELIKKFTRIANQARQAGITQEISEIVGGVNALADATAAND; from the coding sequence ATGGCCGTATCGCTGCGGGAGTACCGCGCGCGGATCAAGTCGACGGAGTCGATGAAGAAGATCACGCGCGCCATGGAGCTCATCGCTGCGTCCCGGATCATCAAGGCGCAGCAGCGGGCTGCTGCGGCGGCTCCGTATGCGCGTGAGCTGACCCGTGCCGTGTCGGCGGTGGCGACGTTCTCGAACGTCGACCACCCGCTGACCCGGGAGCAGGAGAACCCGAAGCGGGCCGCGGTGCTGGTGATCACCAGCGACCGTGGTCTGGCCGGGGCGTACTCCTCGAGCCTCATCAAGGAGGCCGAGCGCCTCTCGGAGCGGTTGCGCGAGGAGGGCAAGGAGATCGACTTCTACCTTGCCGGGCGCAAGGCGGAGGCCTACTACAAGTTCCGCGGGCGCCCCTACGTGCAGGCGTGGACCGGCTTCTCCGACCAGCCCAGCTACGACAAGGCGGCAGAGATCGGCTCCGCGCTGATCGAGGCCTTCCTCAAGGAGCAGGGCGAGGACGGGGACGTGGACGAGGTCCACGTCGTCTACACCCGGTTCCGCTCGATGCTCACCCAGGAGCCGACGGCCATCCGGCTGCTGCCGCTGGAGGTCGTCGAGGGCGAGGAGACCCCGGACACCGCGGATCTGCTGCCGCTGTACGAGTTCGAGCCGTCGGCGGAGCAGGTGCTGGACGGGCTGCTGCCGCAGTACGTCCAGAGCCGGATCTTCTACTGCCTCCTGCAGGCCGCCGCCTCGGAGCTTGCCGCGCGTCAGAAGGCGATGAAGTCGGCCACGGACAACGCGGAAGAGCTGATCAAGAAGTTCACGCGGATCGCCAACCAGGCGCGTCAGGCCGGCATCACCCAGGAGATCAGCGAGATCGTCGGTGGCGTCAACGCCCTCGCCGACGCCACCGCTGCCAACGACTGA
- a CDS encoding DUF2550 domain-containing protein, which translates to MAWWEWLLDICGALLLGCVLYGAGLIVRRRLLARNGGTFELSHRLRRDVPERGWTLGLGRYSGERLEWFRVFTLSPRPKRSWSRDELQYDGRRAPVGAERASLYPDHLVISCESADGPVELAMSVSSLTGFQAWLEAKPPGTDWSRAKGGEH; encoded by the coding sequence ATGGCGTGGTGGGAGTGGCTGCTCGACATCTGTGGCGCGCTCCTGCTCGGTTGCGTGCTGTACGGCGCCGGACTCATCGTCCGGCGCCGTCTGCTTGCCCGCAACGGCGGCACCTTCGAGCTGAGCCACCGCTTGCGCCGCGACGTGCCGGAGCGTGGTTGGACCCTCGGCCTGGGCCGGTACTCCGGTGAACGGCTGGAGTGGTTCCGGGTGTTCACGCTCTCGCCGCGGCCCAAGCGTTCGTGGTCGCGTGACGAGCTGCAGTACGACGGCCGGCGCGCGCCCGTCGGCGCTGAGCGCGCGTCGTTGTACCCGGACCACCTGGTGATCTCGTGTGAGTCAGCAGATGGCCCGGTGGAGCTGGCGATGAGCGTGTCCTCGTTGACCGGCTTCCAGGCGTGGCTCGAGGCCAAGCCGCCGGGCACGGACTGGAGCCGCGCGAAGGGTGGCGAGCACTGA
- the atpD gene encoding F0F1 ATP synthase subunit beta yields MTATVEETTASGAASVGRIVRVIGPVVDIEFPTDALPEMYNKLEAEVTFGDETTSLPLEVAQHIGDGIVRAISLKPTDGLVRGQAVTDTGGPISVPVGDVTLGHVYNATGDVLNLTEGEAYEVKERWGIHRKAPAFDQLESKTEMFETGIKVIDLLAPYVTGGKIGLFGGAGVGKTVLIQEMIARVAKNHGGVSVFAGVGERTREGNDLIVEMQEAGVFDKVALVFGQMDEPPGTRLRVALSALTMAEYFRDVQGQDVLLFIDNIFRFTQAGSEVSTLLGRMPSAVGYQPNLADEMGTLQERITSTRGRSITSMQAIYVPADDYTDPAPAATFAHLDATTELSRDIASQGIYPAVDPLTSTSRILDPQYIGQAHYDCAIRVKAILQRNKELQDIIAILGVDELSEEDKIIVSRARRIQRFLSQNTYVAKQFTGIEGSTVPVADTIEAFNKIANGEYDHVAEQAFFMCGGLDDVERNWADIQKSL; encoded by the coding sequence ATGACTGCAACGGTTGAAGAGACCACCGCCAGCGGTGCGGCCTCGGTGGGTCGGATCGTCCGGGTCATCGGCCCGGTCGTCGACATCGAGTTCCCGACCGATGCGCTGCCCGAGATGTACAACAAGCTCGAGGCCGAGGTGACCTTCGGCGACGAGACCACCTCGCTGCCGCTCGAGGTCGCTCAGCACATCGGTGACGGCATCGTCCGCGCCATCTCGCTGAAGCCGACCGACGGCCTGGTCCGCGGCCAGGCGGTGACCGACACCGGCGGCCCGATCTCGGTGCCCGTCGGCGACGTCACCCTCGGCCACGTGTACAACGCCACCGGCGACGTGCTCAACCTGACCGAGGGCGAGGCCTACGAGGTCAAGGAGCGGTGGGGCATCCACCGCAAGGCGCCCGCCTTCGACCAGCTCGAGTCGAAGACCGAGATGTTCGAGACCGGCATCAAGGTCATCGACCTGCTCGCGCCGTACGTGACCGGTGGAAAGATCGGTCTGTTCGGTGGTGCCGGTGTCGGCAAGACCGTGCTCATCCAGGAGATGATCGCGCGTGTCGCCAAGAACCACGGTGGTGTGTCGGTGTTCGCCGGTGTCGGTGAGCGCACCCGTGAGGGCAACGACCTGATCGTGGAGATGCAGGAGGCCGGCGTCTTCGACAAGGTCGCCCTGGTCTTCGGCCAGATGGACGAGCCGCCGGGGACGCGTCTTCGTGTCGCCCTGTCCGCGCTCACGATGGCGGAGTACTTCCGCGACGTGCAGGGCCAGGACGTGCTGCTGTTCATCGACAACATCTTCCGGTTCACGCAGGCCGGTTCCGAGGTCTCCACGCTGCTCGGCCGCATGCCGTCCGCGGTGGGCTACCAGCCGAACCTGGCCGACGAGATGGGCACGCTCCAGGAGCGGATCACCTCGACGCGGGGTCGCTCGATCACCTCGATGCAGGCGATCTACGTGCCGGCCGACGACTACACCGACCCGGCGCCGGCGGCGACGTTCGCCCACCTCGACGCCACGACCGAGCTGTCCCGCGACATCGCCTCGCAGGGCATCTACCCGGCCGTGGACCCGCTGACCTCGACCTCGCGGATCCTCGACCCGCAGTACATCGGTCAGGCGCACTACGACTGCGCGATCCGCGTCAAGGCGATCCTGCAGCGCAACAAGGAGCTGCAGGACATCATCGCGATCCTGGGTGTCGACGAGCTGTCCGAGGAGGACAAGATCATCGTCTCCCGCGCGCGTCGCATCCAGCGGTTCCTGTCGCAGAACACCTACGTCGCCAAGCAGTTCACCGGCATCGAGGGCTCGACGGTTCCCGTGGCCGACACCATCGAGGCGTTCAACAAGATCGCCAACGGTGAGTACGACCACGTCGCCGAGCAGGCGTTCTTCATGTGCGGCGGTCTCGACGACGTCGAGCGCAACTGGGCCGACATCCAGAAGAGCCTCTGA
- a CDS encoding AtpZ/AtpI family protein, with protein MSQPEERPKGDPWHAFGYITAGVAFYGLLGWLADRWLDTRFLVAVGILVGAALGIYMTAARFRPDPPDSTKSDEQ; from the coding sequence ATGAGTCAGCCCGAGGAGAGACCCAAGGGCGATCCGTGGCACGCGTTCGGCTACATCACAGCCGGGGTCGCTTTCTACGGGTTGCTCGGCTGGCTTGCGGATCGGTGGCTGGACACCCGGTTCCTCGTGGCGGTCGGCATCCTCGTGGGTGCCGCGCTGGGGATCTACATGACAGCCGCGCGGTTTCGCCCCGATCCGCCGGACAGCACGAAGTCAGACGAGCAGTGA
- a CDS encoding F0F1 ATP synthase subunit delta: MVSFRAASAEAMAALTDKLGGVAEASAAKVADDLFAAARTLRSEGALRRFVTDQSVAAPARAGLVGDVFAGKVDPAAAELLSAAVAARWTRSRDLPDALEQLGVVAAVRSVGAQAETLVDELFGVRQLVKQNSDLRNALSDPARSAADKSALLDTLLGGKVLPATVQLVRQSLSGSYRTVTAALEAYERTAADVHGESVATVHVARPLDERAQQRLNTALSRQYGRSVHLNVVVDPAVIGGIRVEIGHDVIDGTVSSRLDDARRKIAG; encoded by the coding sequence ATGGTGTCCTTCCGCGCCGCCTCGGCCGAGGCCATGGCCGCCCTCACCGACAAGCTCGGTGGGGTGGCCGAGGCCTCTGCGGCGAAGGTGGCCGACGACCTCTTCGCCGCAGCGCGGACCCTGCGCTCCGAGGGCGCGCTGCGCCGTTTCGTCACCGACCAGTCGGTGGCGGCCCCGGCGCGTGCCGGCCTCGTCGGCGACGTGTTCGCGGGCAAGGTGGACCCGGCTGCGGCCGAGCTGCTGAGCGCCGCCGTCGCGGCGCGGTGGACGCGGAGCCGCGACCTGCCCGACGCCCTCGAGCAGCTCGGGGTGGTGGCGGCAGTGCGCTCGGTCGGCGCGCAGGCGGAGACCCTGGTGGACGAGCTGTTCGGCGTTCGCCAGCTGGTGAAGCAGAACAGCGACCTGCGCAACGCGCTGTCCGACCCGGCCCGCAGCGCCGCCGACAAGTCGGCGTTGCTGGACACGCTGCTCGGTGGCAAGGTCCTTCCCGCCACCGTGCAGCTGGTGCGCCAGTCGCTCTCGGGCTCCTACCGCACGGTCACCGCCGCGCTGGAGGCCTATGAGCGCACTGCGGCCGACGTGCACGGCGAGAGCGTCGCGACGGTGCACGTGGCCCGCCCGCTCGACGAGCGGGCGCAGCAGCGCCTCAACACCGCGCTCAGCCGGCAGTACGGCCGTTCGGTGCACCTGAACGTCGTCGTCGACCCGGCCGTCATCGGCGGCATCCGGGTCGAGATCGGTCACGACGTCATCGACGGCACCGTGTCCAGCCGCCTGGACGACGCCCGCCGCAAGATCGCCGGCTGA
- the atpE gene encoding ATP synthase F0 subunit C — translation MGGSLNMIGYGLAAIGPGIGIGLIFAAYINGVARQPEAQSRLQSIAILGFALAEALAIIGIALAFVLTGSSTE, via the coding sequence ATGGGTGGCTCTCTCAACATGATCGGTTACGGCCTGGCTGCCATCGGCCCGGGTATCGGCATCGGTCTCATCTTCGCCGCGTACATCAACGGCGTTGCCCGCCAGCCCGAGGCGCAGAGCCGCCTCCAGTCGATCGCGATCCTCGGCTTCGCGCTCGCCGAGGCACTCGCCATCATCGGTATCGCTCTCGCCTTCGTCCTCACCGGCTCCAGCACTGAGTGA
- a CDS encoding F0F1 ATP synthase subunit epsilon, translating into MADTTVDTLHVELVAADRTVWSGEAAMIVARTVEGDIGVLRGHAPLLSLLSASVVEIQVAGTNDLVVVAVDGGFLSVANDRVSILAERVERAEDIHLEQARVDLEEARHLLETNNEAEQRVRHAEARIRAAEKAS; encoded by the coding sequence ATGGCGGACACCACGGTCGACACCCTGCACGTCGAGCTCGTCGCTGCCGACCGGACCGTGTGGTCCGGTGAGGCGGCGATGATCGTCGCGCGGACCGTCGAGGGTGACATCGGTGTGCTGCGCGGTCACGCGCCGCTGCTCTCGCTGCTCTCGGCCTCCGTGGTCGAGATCCAGGTGGCGGGCACCAACGACCTCGTCGTGGTGGCCGTGGACGGCGGGTTCCTCTCGGTCGCCAACGACCGGGTCTCGATCCTGGCCGAGCGGGTGGAGCGGGCCGAGGACATCCACCTCGAGCAGGCTCGCGTCGACCTCGAGGAGGCGCGTCACCTGCTGGAGACCAACAACGAGGCCGAGCAGCGGGTGCGGCACGCCGAGGCTCGCATCCGCGCGGCAGAGAAGGCCTCGTAG
- the atpB gene encoding F0F1 ATP synthase subunit A — protein sequence MTIAATAPIAASGGGDGFHAPGPSIFELPAAFDIGALGVTKPMLQVVLSAILVFGLLYAASRSRSLVPGKLQFAGEGAYNFVRNGVGRDIIGGHDFAKFVPYLVALFFFILINNLFATFPVFQFPTFSRSGMAYALAGLSWLVYNGVGIRKHGLLGYLKLQSVPSGVSPAMYPLLVPLEFFSNILVRPVTLALRLFCNMFAGHILLVLFSTGGFYLILEYGGIGYVAGPLALVLAIAVSFLELLIQFLQAYVFVLLNAMYIQGALADEH from the coding sequence GTGACCATCGCAGCCACCGCCCCCATTGCCGCCAGCGGCGGAGGTGACGGGTTCCACGCTCCGGGCCCGAGCATCTTCGAGCTTCCGGCGGCCTTCGACATCGGCGCCCTCGGGGTCACCAAGCCGATGCTGCAGGTGGTCCTCAGTGCGATCCTGGTGTTCGGCCTGCTCTACGCCGCCTCGCGCAGCCGTTCCCTGGTCCCCGGCAAGCTGCAGTTCGCCGGTGAGGGCGCCTACAACTTCGTCCGCAACGGTGTCGGCCGCGACATCATCGGGGGCCACGACTTCGCGAAGTTCGTGCCCTACCTGGTCGCGCTGTTCTTCTTCATCCTGATCAACAACCTGTTCGCGACCTTCCCGGTCTTCCAGTTCCCGACGTTCAGCCGCTCGGGCATGGCCTACGCGCTGGCCGGCCTCTCCTGGCTGGTCTACAACGGCGTGGGCATCCGCAAGCACGGCCTGCTCGGCTACCTGAAGCTGCAGAGCGTGCCGAGCGGGGTCAGCCCGGCCATGTACCCGCTGCTCGTGCCGCTGGAGTTCTTCTCGAACATCCTGGTCCGCCCGGTCACGCTCGCCCTGCGTCTGTTCTGCAACATGTTCGCCGGCCACATCCTGCTGGTGCTGTTCTCGACCGGCGGGTTCTACCTGATCCTGGAGTACGGCGGCATCGGTTACGTGGCGGGTCCGCTCGCACTGGTCCTCGCCATCGCGGTGAGCTTCCTGGAGCTGCTGATCCAGTTCCTCCAGGCCTACGTCTTCGTCCTGCTGAACGCCATGTACATCCAGGGCGCGCTCGCAGACGAGCACTGA